A single Lactuca sativa cultivar Salinas chromosome 8, Lsat_Salinas_v11, whole genome shotgun sequence DNA region contains:
- the LOC111904427 gene encoding long chain acyl-CoA synthetase 4, with protein sequence MEMVGTVGPSVPNLDACLESVPKMNYDTLSSKPQGEICIRGNVLFAGYYKREDLTVEVLVDGWFHTGDIGEWQPDGSMKIIDRKKNIFKLSQGEYVIVENLENVFGPVSDHDSIWIYGNSFESCLVAVANPNKQAIEHYANAHNISGDFEALCENPKIKEYVLGELTKVGKENKLKGFEFVKAIHLEPVPFDMECDLLTPTFKKKRPMLLKYYQVI encoded by the exons ATGGAGATGGTGGGAACCGTGGGCCCATCCGTACCCAATTTGGATGCCTGTTTGGAATCTGTTCCTAAAATGAATTATGACACCCTTTCAAGTAAACCACAAGGAGAGATATGTATTCGAGGAAATGTTTTATTTGCAGGCTATTATAAAAGAGAAGACCTTACAGTAGAAGTCCTTGTTGATGGTTGGTTCCATACAG GTGATATTGGTGAGTGGCAACCTGATGGAAGCATGAAAATTATTGATCGCAAGAAAAACATTTTTAAGCTCTCACAAGGAGAATATGTCATTGTTGAAAATCTTGAGAATGTATTTGGACCTGTTTCTGATCATGATTCG ATATGGATCTATGGGAACAGCTTTGAGTCTTGTCTTGTTGCTGTTGCGAATCCTAATAAGCAAGCAATTGAACATTATGCTAACGCACATAACATTTCTGGGGATTTTGAAGCTTTATGTGAAAATCCCAAAATTAAAGAATATGTCTTGGGAGAGCTCACTAAAGTCGGAAAAGAaaacaag TTGAAAGGTTTTGAATTTGTGAAAGCGATCCACCTTGAACCTGTTCCTTTTGACATGGAGTGTGACCTTTTGACCCCGACATTCAAGAAGAAAAGACCCATGTTGCTCAAATACTATCaggtaatataa